The Prionailurus viverrinus isolate Anna chromosome B2, UM_Priviv_1.0, whole genome shotgun sequence genome contains the following window.
ATATAGCTGCAGTTGGCCCGCAGAATCCCTAGCCAGGAGGGGAAACAGGATTTGGGAGAAACTAAGCCCCATGCCCAGTCCCCACCGGGTAAGATGGGAGAGGGTAAGAGAAAAAGACATGAGACCCCAGTGGATGAGGGAGGCATAACGCCATTGGTGGCAATGATGACAGACACAGGATAGCTCCTGGGAGTGTAGCTCTTTAGAGTGAAACCTCCCTTAGTAACAGACAAGCACCCTCATAGACTCACCTTTCTGGGGGCCCAGGGGGTTGGGTGGGAACTGCCTTAACTGGAGGCGACTTCTTCCAGAGCTGAGACTTCTGGAAGGAGAAGTATCTAAGGATTTGAAGAGggtgaagggaaaagggaaagagacagacgGCCCCTGGAAGCTgatgccacctcacacccacCCCTCCACTTCCCCCAAATGATCCCTCAAACCTCCACAATGAGATGCTCCCTCAAAATCCCCAGGACATTTAGTCTTCCAGTGGCCTTCCTTGAACCAGCCCTAGCCCCTCCTACCTGCTTCTCCTGGGCCCTCTGGGGGATCTTCCGCCGGCCTCTCTGGTGACGCTGGACCCAGCCGCTCAGCTCGTCCGCAAGCCTAGGGAAACAGAGGGGTAACACCTCTGTAAGGAGCCAGAGCTCCCATTTTCcacaggagagggaagagagggcagggagagctggTACTTCAGGACACAGGGATAGCCAGGCCGCCTGTGGAGGGGGCCTCAGAGGACAGGGAAGATGCCCCAGCTGGGGATCCCCCACACCTCAGGGACTCGGTTCGGTTGAAGTGCCGGCAatcagaggagaggaagagcTGGTCCAGGTCTCTCAGCAGCAGATCCTTGGCACTGCCCCCCGGGAAGGCTGTCAGGTTCCTGGAGTGAGGCAGGGGGGAGGCAATGATTAGAGGCTaccccatgcccctcccccaaaagaaCAGGCAACGATGGCAGGAGAACTCTGGTACCCCTAGGAAGAAAAAGTAAGTTTTGGAGAGGAGATACACTCAGCATCCCCAAAAGAGAGAGGGCCCTCTCCTTACCTGAAACTTGGCCGGCctggggggctgggctggggctccgCAGGGCCCAGGGAGGAACCCTGGAGGGGTTCAACTCCATGGACCGGCTCTTGCGCTGAGAACTCCAGCAAGTGTCTCCGGGGTCGAGGCTCCTCTCCGCTCATCCGAGGAGAGATGGGAGCTGGAGGAGGGTCACTGATGCTGAGGATGAGGAAGGATCAAGTAAGGAATTCCAGCTTGGTCCAGGGGCTGGTTAAGATCATGGGCTCTGCAGAAAGCCTGCCTGGCTTCCAATCTATCCTGCAGAGCGAATCCCTTCATGTGTACAACGGGAATGAGAACCATCGCTACCTAATAAAGCCAGGAAGCACGAGGAACTCAGCAAGCACTTAAAAGTCACTATCTTTACCATTGTTATTACCACCATCTGCTCCAGGACACACCATTTGAGAGAAATGATGGAAGGAGAAGGGACTGGCTGGATGCCCCGTGGGTGCTGAGGACAGCTGTGCTGCCTGAGTGTAAGTGGAATGAAAGGGCCTGTgccaaggcaggcaggcaggcagctgtGAGGGTGGGCTCTACCCAGAAGCtttgggggaggcagggaaggtcTCACCTGACAGGTCCAAAGTTGAAGGCAATGAAAAGAAGGAACACCATGATGCAGACCACCTTCCTGTTTCCAGACCCTAACTTGAGCTCGCTGTTctaaggtgagagagagagatgagagaggggGTGAGTCATCCCCAAGGAGTCTGCCTGTATTCCCAGGAGCCTCCCTGGGACGGACCATCTTACTTCGGCCAGCAGGGCCTCCAGCCGCCGCCGGAGGGCAGCATTCTCCCTGCGGAGCTGCTGGTTGTCGGCCAGCACAGCCTGCAGCCGAGCCTCCAGCCCCTGCAGAtactccttcttcttcctcctggaCTGGCAGGCCGACTCCCGGTTCTTGATCATTCGCTGCTGCCGCTTCAGCAGCTTTGCCTAGGGTACCGGGAGGATCAGAAAAGGAATGacagaggggtgggagaggggaactATGCCTCCCAACTTCAGGAACTGATTACTCAATGCTCACACTGGCCACTCTATCCCCTTCCTGACCTCTACCGACACAGCCAAGACGGGTTATTCCTCTCTGCTAAAACGTTCCACAGAAGGAGCCCTTCTCTCAACCACTCCCTGCTCCTGTCCCTCAGAGCTGAGAGAAGTCAGACTGTAGAAGGACTTCCTCCATCCTGGTTCCTGGTGCAAACTCAGTTCCTTTCCTTGGTGGGTGGGGTCTTCCTTCCTCTCAATTCTTTTTAGGGCCCACACTTTAACTTTGCCATAATTAAAGAACACTTTACCTGGTTTTCCCCTAGGAAACAGCCTCCCTCTTCCAACTACTGCCACAACCATAACATAGTATGGGTCCCCTGCCTTAGATTTACTGACACCAATGCCATTTCTCCATCTTCAGTGTTAGCAAAACTAAGGATCCTAAAATTACAGAGTTGATACTCATATATAAACAGGGATCCACTCTGACCTTCAGGATCATCTATGGCTTTGCTTCCTCACTTTTCGATCCCTCCTCATTCCACAATTCTCTCTTCCATGGCAGACCTCCTCCCCATTACTAGtcttactcctctcctccccagtaCTTACATCCACTTCAGGTGGGCAGGAGTTCCCAGGCATAGGAGCTGGAACAATGCTCTTCCTCTCAGGCCTTGGAGCAGGGGGGGCCGGCCCCTCAGGCTGGACCCGAATAGCACCTTGGATGAGGACAACTGGTGACACTGGGGCaagtgagcaggagaaggaggtGAGAGCTGTTCTTGTGTCCATACCCGTACCTGAGCACCCAAGGGCTGGGAGCCTCAATGGCTGTGAGCTCCCCGAGAAAGTCAATCCAGTCCGGCTCCTTCTCTCCTATTTTAGTACCTGGGGGTGGTTGGACAAGAGGCTGCAAAAGGATGGTGGTGCTAGGAGGCACAGCTCTGGGTGGCATTGGGACAGTGGTTATCACCACAGGTTTGGGCTGCAGCGGTGGCTTCCGGGTGGGCAGGGTTTTGcctgaaggaagggaaaaggaagaaaggaaggaatgtcAGGACTAGAGGCCTCTTGCTGGGGATCCCAACATATCAGCTTGCCCCATTACCTAAGGAGCCATCGGAGGATGGGCCCATGCTGATCTGGACACCTCCAAGTGGGGGGCCTAGGACATCCCGCAGGAGACACCCTTGAGGGGATGGTGACTCTGTCTTCACTTCCAGTACCTCCTCTCCTATAAAACCCTGTGTTGGGCATTCCAAAAGATATGTGAGTCAGGAGGGATATCAAGGAGAAGGAGCTGAAGAAGAGAATGCTTTCATACCTCTGAGAGGCAGAAGGAGCTCACTGGAATGTCTGGAGAGAGTAAGAAAGGTTGATGCTCACCTGGTTGGGGGACTCTGCTGAGAGCAGGGAAGCCTCAGAGTTGATGGAGGAAGATGGAGAGACAGGCTCTAGCTTGGTCTGGACATCTGTGGGGTGTCAGGATAATATAAAATGCTGGGTATCAGATAAACACTGAAGGAGAAGAGGATTAAGATAGGGGATGGAAGACATGGTCCTTCCCCCTTGTACCAAAAACTAAGACTATTCTGGCCCTAGGCATGCAATCCAGAAGGCAGAGAACTATGGGGTTGCTGACCTGCTGGCTCTCTTCCTACCTCTTTGCCCAgaactttcctttctccttcactgGCTCCTGAAGctgtctctatgctgacagcagccaaGTCTGAATTTCTACCCTTGACTGCTCCCCTGTGTCCCAATCCTGACTCCCAAGGTGCCTGCTGGTCATTCCTTTCTTGTGCCCCACCACCCACCCAAATTCAAGCTGGCCTTAAATGGGGCTCACAGCTTGTCCCTTCACACAAATTCCTTTTTTACTCCGTCAGGCTCCCAGGCACCAAATCACAAAGCCTCAGTCACCTCTGAGCCTTCCTGGCCTGTGTTAAATCCATCTGTGAGACTTGCTGGTCACCCCATGTGGGTGAAATAAAAGTCATCTGAGGGCCAGATTCAACCCCAAGGTCAACAGTCTGCCGCTACCTTTGGTCCATACAACTCTTTTGGGTACTTAATTATAGAACTGCCAatattgctatttaaaaatttcaacttaTGTTTATGAATAGGTAATATACTCACAAAACTCCAAAGGACCAAAAGGTAATTCAGTGAAGTGgatctccttccctttcttgtctACCAGCCACCTGGATCCCTCCTCAGAGATGATCACTATTTGATTATTAACCACGTGTTATGACACTCATGAGACTCTCCAAAAGCAAAGATTATGTTTTATGCTTCCTGTCTATCAAACTGATGGGTAAAGCACAGGCCCTCAGAAGATAACCTAAATACAAGGGGAGAATCGACTCCTTTGCAAAGTCCTCAACAGTCAAGGTTTATATCCTTATCTTGTTGGCGAAtgtgatctgtttctctctccaaatCCATTTTCTATACTAATCTGCCCTGCCCTGAGGCTGgggaggaaaacagaatggactGCATCACTGGGCTCCCTTGCCAAAGACAGGCAGTGCCAGGAAACCCTGAAGGCGCTTTGTAATCCACAACAGTGAATTCAGCACATTCCCTGGCCTGGGGGCTCGTGCTCTTGCAATACCTATCTGCCCTAGCATGAAACTCTGGCATCAAATCCTACACAGGAAGTCACTGCAATTCTTCCATTCTATGtcattctttctgcctcttttcagAATCCAAGTATCTTTCTTGAGGAACTATATCCAGTCCTGCCTCTCCATGATCCATTCTCTTTACTCTGTCACCAGAGTCAGCTTCCTAATCACACTGTTCTCCTGCTCGATTCTTCAGTCTCCCAACTGCCCATAGGATAAAAGCTAAGAGTCCCTTAGCACGGTTCTCACTTGGCCTGCAGCCTCTGCAACTTTCTTGCCATTTCCCACTCCCTCCTCACATCCACTCTGAGGAGATACAAGCTccctagatacacacacacacacacacacacacacacacacacacacgtgtgcgcacaTGCCACAGTCCCCACATTCATCTTGTGCCTAATTTCTATGTGTCCTTCAAACTCAGTTCAGGAAATGCTTCCTCCAGGAGCACATCACTGATCCAGCCCCAATAGGGTGAGCTGCCCCTCTTATGAGTTTTCATGGCACCTTGCGATGTCTATCCTGGAGTTCCCACACCTGCAGCAactggtatctgtctttcccctccctccacactACAGGATTCTTGGGTCAGCATGATGctcacatcttcttcatcttGCATTCCCAGCACCCCGTCCAGTATGTGGCATGGAGTAGGTGCTCTATAAATGTTTACTGGGTAAACATCTAAGAGTAAATAAACTTAGTAACACTTAGTGAAATAGTGCAAGTAATGTTAACTGTAGGATCTAGGAGTTGAGTATATGgaatttcaacttttctgtatgtttgaaaattttttataataaaacttcaGGGGTGGGAAATAAATATGCCCTAAAGTACTGTccacaagttttttaaaaatgcaaagcaacggggccggggcaggggggacaggtgcctgggtgacttagtcagttaaacgtctgacatcagccaggtcatgatctcagggtacctgagtttgagccccacatggcaTCAGGCTCTTCTGGCTCtcctctatcagcacagagtctgattcagatcctctgtccccactttctctgcccctcccctgcttgctttctctctctctctctctcctgctgccttGGTAAAGCCCCTCTCCCATCTACCCTGCCTTGGTAAAGCCTGGGGGTGGTAGCAGGCTGTTATTACCTGAGGGGTCATCAGAGGTGGGACCCACATTGATCTGGACCGTTTCAAATGGGGATGTTGGATCATCTCCTAGGAGGCAGAGTGGGGGTGCCAAGGACTCTGTCTTCACAACCAGCACCTCCCCTACAGCAGGGACCTGGGTGAGAGTTGGGTGAAGTGGTGGGgggtcagaaaaaataaaacaaggaaggtGTTGAGAGCAAGAGTAAGAACAAAagtttttactaatttttgacTAGTTTTACTAATTACTAATTATTTGACATTCTGGTTTTACTGAATATCTCCTTAAGCTGTCTCTGGCCCCTCGTTTTCTCTATATTATTCCCGGGAGGGTTGATGAAGTCTCATGATTTCAAATATTGCCTTAGAATGGACAACTGGGGTAAGAGCAATTTCAGAATTCTCAGCAGTTAACAACTCTCTTCTTCCTGGCCCCACCATGGCTGCCACATATCTCTAGTTATTAAATGACTCCATCTTCACTTACAGACAACCACAGAGGAGACATGGAAAATGAGGATATTAAAGAAATCCAAAGGCACCACTACTACTCCATGACCCATAGCACACAAAACATTTTCTCAGCACCTATGCATGAAGGGACTGGAACACCATCCCTGCCacaaacagcagaaggaaggagatggtTCTCTCACCTGGCTAGAGGGCTCTGTGGAAAGACGCGATGATTCAGAgctgagggaggaagaagagcagGGGGAGGACGGCTCAGACTTCACCTGAAGATCTGGAAGAAAGGGGTTGGGGAATAACCAGGAAGCAGAGCCTGAAGAGTCCAAAACGTGCCCAAAGCCTTGGAGGTGAGGATCCCCTCACCTGGGGCAAAGGGGAATGAACACATAAGGGGCTGAAGGAAAGAGGAGTGCACAGGCACTTATGAAGAGGAGGTGTGAGGATATAGGGGAGTGTGTAGTTCCTGGAAAACAGTGGAAAGAGAGGGTTTTGTAAGGATGCAGGAATCACAAGGGATATCTTACCTGGAAAGATAGGCAGGGGGTcccagggtggctcaggaggGCTGACATCCATCCCCACGTCCAAGGAACTGCTGCCAAACTGAATAAAGAAGGACATTAGACGGCAAGAATGTGAAGGCAACGGCTTCATGAGCTCTGGCTTGGGGCTGAGTCCTTGTTCCGGGGCAACTCCCGACCCCCAAAGGTTAGAGACAAGGCTAGAGAAGCAGTACCGGGACATCCTGCTCTGGGCAACGGAAGAGCTGCGTCTGCTCCTCCGCGACATCATCTAAGCCAGTATACAAGGTGCTGTCTGCAAGAGATGAAGAGCATCAGGGGGTCGTCCGGTGGCCCAGCCTACAGATCTACACACAGCCCTGGGCCCTTCCCTCATTGGCTCGGCTCGGCCAGACCTACCGCCCGCCCACTTGAAACGTGATACAGCCAAAGAACTTcagctcctccttcccccaccccggaACAACTCGATGTTTCTGCAGGGAGCAGAGGTCTTTCCCAACTCCCGCATCCCCCCGAATGCACAACGAGCCCCCCTGCTCCGCCCTCTTTCGGGTGATGGATTCCGTATTTGCCCAGCCTTCCTCTATGGACCTCCGCTTCCTCCCTGCGTGCCTCAAAAGCATAGTATGCcacagccctcctccctcccccaggcctcaCTCCGCAGACCCCAGTCCTCCGGGCTCAGCAAGTTATCGGTGAAAAAACGTGTTGGGTCCGCAATCTCGCTGAGCAGCATCAGTTCCGCCATctttccctcccgccccccagccATGAGACGGTCCCCAAGACCCGCCTCTCCCCATCATCAACTAATCAGTTGACTCTTAAAAAAAGGGGGCGGTGTCCCGGAAGCTCTACCGACCAGTAAGAGACCTGGGTGCTGAATACTTGAGAGCGCTGGATAGGGTGGGCCAATGGGAGCACGGCAGAAGGACAGCACTCCCGCTGAACCGGGCTGTATAGTTTGCGCATGCGCCGGGCGGGACCCAACGAGAAAGCCTGGGAGATGTAGTTCCCGGGATTTAAAGGCCCGCCATCTCCCCCAATCCTAAATTCAGAAGTTTATGTATCGTCCATTTATCCTCGGATATGAATAAGCCCCCCCAAAATGTAGCACAGGTGATCATATGGCTTTTAATGgtaaaagagggaaggaggcgcACTGAGTCCACTGTTACCTCCCCTAAGAAAGCAAAAGCTAGGAATGAATGGGACATGGCTGAAACCCTCCCTCTTGGTCCCCTCAAAATCTCACGGCATAAACCACAATTCACAGGTTCCTGTCTCTTTTAAGATTTAACTTTTAATCAGCCAAACATCTTGCGCAGAccctgagccagccctgcatcttGTTTCTTCCCCTGAATGATCACCTTTCCCAGCTCTTCCTGGGCTGCCCGGTTTTTGGGGTCTACCGCCAGCACCTTCCTGAGGTCAGCAGTTGCTTTTTCAAGGTTCCCAAGGGCAGCCTGGGCAACCCCCCTTCGGTACAAGGCCTTTAAATGGCCAGGTTCCCGCTCCAGCACTCGGTCACAGCTCTGGGCTGCCAACTGAGGCTGCCCTAGCAGCAACTGACAGGCAGCCAGATTGGCATGAAGAACAGTTCGTTCTGGAGGGCCGGGTGGGGGTAAAGTCAGCAGCAGCCGAAGAGCCCGTCCATAGCATCTGGCAGCCGCTTCAGGGTTCCCAGCTCGAAATAATTCTGTGCCCCTTGCACGTTCTTCCCTGGCCAAGGCCTCCTTCTCACTGGCCTCCAGCTCCCAGGAGTCCCTGCCCTGAGTGAAGGAGGCCAGTGTGAGCCTGAAAGGAGGTCCAGAGTGTTCAGAAAGCTGAagctctgcctcctcaccttGACACATGGACTCCAAGCATTTCTCTATGAGTTCCCCCCAGGTCCCCTCCCTCCATCGGCCTAACCCCATAGTTAGCTCGGTCCATCCCTCTGGCAGGCCTGACCCAAAAGGAAACCCAAACGCCAGTACCCGGCAGCAGGAGCCCAGCTTGGGTTTGTCCAAGCCATGGCCACGGATTATGATCTTTTTAACAAAGCTCCCATCCGGACAGTACCAGAGATCAGAAGCTTGAAGGGGCTCTGGCATCTCACTGGTTGATCCACGAGACTTAGCAGAGTTTCCTTGAAGTCCAGCGGCCAGTTTTTCAGTTCCTTGAGAATTCTCTAGAATTTGGCTGGCTTGATTTGGGCTCACTCTCAGCTCAAGGATTTCAGTAGGAGGGTCTGGGGACTGCTGCTTGATCTGGGTAGTTGAATCAAGGTTCTCCTGGGGGTTCTTTTCCCATTGTTGTTGCAGTTGAGAGGTGTCCTTCTCTCCCACTGGATTGACTGGTGGCATCTCCATTTGGCTGCCTGGTCCCTTCCACCGTGGGTGAATCCACCGTGGGTGAATAGTTTTGGTCAGAAAGGGGTGGATCAGTTTCAGGTCGGCACCTAAAAAGAACACCAAAACAATGGTAATGGCAGAATTCTTACTTAGACGTCCTTTTTGTCCTCCCCTGTCCTGGGACCCAGGCCCCCAgtcctcagtcttttttttttctttctccaaaaatcCCTGTCGGACTAGAGCCTCCGGCCCACCCAAAACTAATCCAGAACTAATGCAGAACTATAAATTCCACAAATCCCTGCGGTTCGGGGAGCCGCCCCAACTACGGACACCCGATCGAGTCAAAAAGTACCTGGGCAGCCGAAACGCCTAGCCTGGTGGCAATATCCGGACCATTCGGATCACCTCTCCTTCCGAAGCTAAGTGCTTCCTGAGTACTGTCCTCAGAGTCTTGCTCCACGGGGAGAAGACGGCCGTGGGCCAGGGGCATCTGGGGACAATAACAGCTAACCCTGAGCCCGCGAGGCTGCGAATCTAATCAAATTCCTGTCAACCAATCCGGCGGAGGGAGAGACCTGGTTAGCCCGCCTTTTGGACGTGACATCAttccggcccccccccccccccccccccccgcaaccggGAAGCTGTAGGCCTTAGCAACCGAACCTGGCCGAATCAAACCGAGCTAGCGAGGTCCGACTGGTCAGGTCATTGAGACTAAAAGTCTGGAGAAGTCCTGAAATGGGAGACTGGGGCTCAGGAGGGAGAGCGGGGGAATGACGGAGCTAGCGGTGACTGATGGCGGTAGCAATCTTTTTAGGTGAAGACCCAGGCCCACCCGTGCCCTATGTTCAGGGCTCCCAGCCAGAGCCATCCAACCTACTCCTTAACCTATTCAGTCCAGGGTGCTGCAAGAGAAACCCCCAGGcctctttttcctcatttgcCCCTATGTCCTGGGATAGGGATTCCCTGGGATCACCTGAAGCTTCTTACCTGTTCCCTCATACTCATCACTGCCTTTCAAGTCTTCTTCCTGAAGAAATCTTAGTCCTTTTTAAACTTTGATGTGCATACATATCATTTGGGGAAACTTAAATCTCAGGTTTGGATTTAGGAAGTCTGGGTTGGGCCCTAcattctgcatttttctttttttctttttctttttttaaatttacatccaagttagttagcatattgtacaataatggtttcaggagtagattccagtgattcaacccttatgtataacacccagtgctcatcccaacaagggtcttctttaatgccccttacccgtttagcccatcacctcacccacaactcctccagcaaccctcagtttgttctctatatttaagagtctcttatgtttggagtgcctgggtggctcagtcagttaagcatctgactttggcttaggtcatgatctcatggtttgtgagttcaagccccgtgtcaggctctgtgctgacagcccagagcttggaacctgctttggattctgtgtctccctctatctctgtccctccactgcttgcactctgtcttgctgtctctcaaaaataaataaaaacattaaaaaaatttttttaagtctcttatgttttgtcccccttcctgtttttatattatttttgcttcccttcccttatgttcatctgttttgtatcttaaagtcctcatatgagtgaagtcatatatttgtctttctctgactaatttcgcttagcattataccctcaagttccatccacgttgttgaaaatggcaagatttcatcctttttgattgccgagtaatactccattgtatatgtataccacatcttctttatcccttcatctgtccatggacatttgggctcttcccatactttggctactgtcggtagcactgctataaacattggggtgcatgtgcccctttgaaacagcacatctgtgtcccttggataaatacctagtagtgcaattgctgggttgtagggtagttctatttttaattttttgaggaacctccatactgttttccagagtggattcACCAGtttgcaccagcagtgcaaaaaaagatcctctttctctgcatcctcaccaatatctgttgttgcttgagttaattttagctattctgactggtgtgaggtggtatctcattgtggttttgatttgtatttccctgatgatgagtgatgttgaacattttttcacatgtctgtttagccatttggatgtcttctttggaaaagtgtctattcatgtcttttgcccatttcttcactgggttatttgtttgtttgggtgttcagtttgataagttctttatagattttggatactaaccctttatttgataagtcatttgcaaatatcttctccccttctgccggttgccttttagttttgctgattgtttccttcactgtgcagaagatttttatgttgatgaggtcccaatagttcatttttgcttttgtttcccttgcctccagagacatgtcaagtaagaagttgctgtggccgaggtcaaagaggtttttgcctgctttctcctctaggattttgatggcttcctgtcttaacgtttagggctttcatccattttgagcttatttttgtgtatggtgtaagaaagtggtccaggttcatttttccgcatgttgctgtccagttttcccaacatcattggctgaagagactgtctttattccactggatattctttcctgctttgtcaaagattagttggtcatatgtttattggtccatttctgggttttctattctgttccattgatctaagtgtctgtttttgtgccagtcttGATGtttacatactgtcttgatgattacagctttttaatacatcttgaagcccaggattgtgatgccttctgctttggttttctttttcaggatggctttcgctatttggggtcttttctggtgccatacaaattttaggattgtttgttctagttctgtgaagagtGATGATGTTATTTTGctagggtttttaattttttttaatgtttatttatttatttatttttaaattttttttttcaacgtttatttatttttgggacagagagagacagagcatgaacgggggaggggcagagagagagggagacacagaatcggaaacaggctccaggctccgagccatcagcccagagcctgacgcggggctcgaactcccggaccgcgagatcgtgacctggctgaagtcggacgcttaaacgactgcgccacccaggcgcccctaatgtttatttatttttgagagagacagagacagagcatgagcagggaagggcaacgagagagggagacagaatctgaagcaggcttcaggatctgagctgtcagcacagagcccgacgcaggcctgaacccacgacctgagccgaagtcggtcacttaaccaactgagccacccaggcacccctacattctGCATTCCTAACAAGCTCTTGAatggtgatgctgctggtccatgaACCACACTTTGAATGATATGATTCAAGAATAACCTCATCCCATTCTCCACCCTTGCTCTGTGCCCCTTCAGTTGGTcctgtattttgtatatataactAGCATAACCTGTTCCATTGGGCGTGTCACTGGATGGAAAACtggtcctcttcctccttctaatAAAAGAAGTAGGTCCCACACAAAAGTGTGATTCAGCCTTGCTTGACCAGCTCCCAGCACTGGCTGGGCCACCACAGCTCttcagagaaggagaatcccattCTCAGTACTTCACTTTGGCTACTTCTTCACTTTACTCTCTAACAACCTACCATTGTGTCCCAGACTACAAAGACCATGCCAGGACAGCCAGGAGGGGAGGTAGTTTCCTCATTAGGCACAGAATTGTGTCAGAACAGTCCTCTCCATTTTGTGTTGAGACTCAGGTCATTAACCTAGACTTTTTCTCAAGTTTTACTTCTGGGTTCTGGGTCAGAATAACCTTAGTCCACTGCTATTTTTTCCCCTATGGCTAAATAGTCTGATTCTTGTAATCCCAGGCTCCATTGTAAGCCCAGGCTCCTATTGAAAATTAATccacattttctccctctctccttccccctttccaTTTCTAGGGTTTTTTTGAAAAGGCAGGAA
Protein-coding sequences here:
- the FKBPL gene encoding FK506-binding protein-like; amino-acid sequence: MEMPPVNPVGEKDTSQLQQQWEKNPQENLDSTTQIKQQSPDPPTEILELRVSPNQASQILENSQGTEKLAAGLQGNSAKSRGSTSEMPEPLQASDLWYCPDGSFVKKIIIRGHGLDKPKLGSCCRVLAFGFPFGSGLPEGWTELTMGLGRWREGTWGELIEKCLESMCQGEEAELQLSEHSGPPFRLTLASFTQGRDSWELEASEKEALAREERARGTELFRAGNPEAAARCYGRALRLLLTLPPPGPPERTVLHANLAACQLLLGQPQLAAQSCDRVLEREPGHLKALYRRGVAQAALGNLEKATADLRKVLAVDPKNRAAQEELGKVIIQGKKQDAGLAQGLRKMFG